Proteins from one uncultured Cohaesibacter sp. genomic window:
- a CDS encoding dihydrodipicolinate synthase family protein: MLENSDLKGVVGAAITPFTEDYEIDIEQLKRHCDALLEAGCAYTSVFGTTGEGPSLSARQKLEALRKLADMGADMSRQIPGVMTSSLDDAVSMYVEAHKLGCRAALIIPPFYYRSAGVEGVADYYEALVKKAGNPGLDIVLYNFPHFSGIPFSVEQVKAVQKRIGSLVVGIKDSTGNLPGGLELIKAFPELSIFTGSDAILRDMVEAGGAGMIGGMTNPFAKDCVQLYLGGVSEGFVKRATMRIETVDGNGGLNVLKALMAKVYGNPAFARTMPPMEPLSSDKLAAIEAALAEAEKAL; encoded by the coding sequence ATGTTGGAAAATTCCGACCTTAAGGGTGTCGTCGGCGCGGCGATTACGCCGTTCACCGAGGATTATGAAATAGATATCGAACAACTGAAACGGCATTGCGATGCCCTGCTTGAAGCAGGGTGTGCCTACACGTCCGTTTTTGGAACAACAGGGGAAGGGCCCTCCTTGTCGGCGCGCCAAAAGCTTGAAGCATTGCGCAAACTCGCCGATATGGGCGCGGATATGTCACGCCAGATCCCTGGTGTTATGACTTCATCACTTGATGACGCTGTTTCCATGTATGTGGAAGCCCACAAGCTGGGATGCCGGGCGGCCCTCATTATTCCGCCATTCTACTACCGCAGTGCCGGAGTAGAAGGCGTTGCGGATTATTATGAAGCTCTTGTCAAGAAAGCGGGCAACCCCGGCCTCGACATCGTTCTTTATAATTTCCCACATTTCAGCGGCATTCCGTTCAGCGTAGAGCAGGTCAAAGCCGTTCAGAAACGCATTGGGTCTCTTGTGGTTGGCATCAAGGACTCCACGGGCAATCTGCCCGGTGGTCTTGAACTGATCAAGGCATTCCCTGAGCTTTCCATTTTCACCGGCAGCGACGCAATTCTGCGCGATATGGTGGAAGCTGGGGGCGCAGGCATGATCGGCGGCATGACAAACCCGTTTGCAAAGGACTGCGTGCAGCTGTATCTTGGTGGCGTTTCGGAAGGCTTCGTGAAACGCGCCACAATGCGTATTGAGACAGTGGACGGAAATGGCGGTCTGAATGTGCTGAAAGCTCTGATGGCCAAGGTTTATGGCAACCCTGCTTTCGCTCGCACCATGCCCCCTATGGAGCCCCTGTCTTCCGACAAGCTGGCAGCCATTGAAGCTGCACTGGCGGAAGCTGAAAAGGCTCTTTAG
- a CDS encoding GntR family transcriptional regulator: protein MIAGRAMTEHADTSRSVKETAYELFQAALFDGKLKSGQLVSQKDLVKLMNLSIGALRELLPRLESEGLITVVPQRGIQITAIDLPMIRDAFQMRAALEREAVMHAVKKMPDSVLEEQRQAHLNIVKAVETGLSEAVLKRGQQIDTDFHNILIRLTNNEILIQAYNINAIRIRLIRHDRISLTELLLPHTFTDHLAIIDAIAKRDTAAAIEAMDIHISHARQRATEL, encoded by the coding sequence GTGATAGCAGGTCGCGCGATGACAGAACACGCCGATACTTCTCGCAGTGTCAAGGAAACAGCCTACGAACTCTTTCAGGCTGCCCTCTTTGATGGCAAGTTGAAATCTGGTCAGCTTGTTAGCCAGAAGGATCTGGTCAAGCTGATGAATTTGTCAATTGGCGCATTGCGCGAACTGCTACCACGTCTGGAATCGGAAGGTCTAATAACCGTCGTTCCCCAGCGTGGGATCCAGATCACGGCCATTGATCTTCCGATGATACGCGATGCGTTCCAGATGCGCGCTGCCCTGGAGCGGGAAGCGGTTATGCATGCGGTCAAGAAGATGCCGGATAGCGTTCTGGAGGAGCAGCGCCAAGCCCATCTCAACATTGTAAAAGCGGTGGAGACCGGGCTTTCCGAGGCCGTTTTGAAACGTGGGCAGCAGATCGACACTGATTTCCACAATATATTGATCCGCCTGACCAACAATGAGATTCTCATTCAGGCCTACAATATCAACGCAATCCGTATCAGGTTGATCCGTCACGACCGAATCAGCTTGACTGAACTGCTGCTGCCTCACACCTTCACCGACCACCTGGCTATTATTGACGCCATCGCCAAGCGCGACACAGCGGCTGCCATTGAGGCGATGGATATTCACATCTCTCATGCTCGACAGAGGGCGACGGAGCTTTAG
- a CDS encoding sialic acid TRAP transporter substrate-binding protein SiaP — protein sequence MISRGIAAALLCCTFIAAPAVAQDKLTIKYTTASVPSDLHTKAMHVFKEELEKKVPGRFDVQLYDSGTLFAQGADLDALQRGNAEMTYLSFQLIADNLPQYSVLTAGYLFQNAKHYRTFLNSDLGAELKEAVSNDMDVQLLDTCYLGTRELNLRAEKDVQTPDDLKGVKLRMPGSDAWLFLGQALGASPTPLPFGEVYLGLQTGTIDAQDNPLPTVEAAKFYEVTKQITLTDHLVDGLNIAVNNQTWEQLNESEKAAMVEAAQASCDWNNEQRYKEEARLIDFFKEEGLKVTTPDVDAFRKHVQDFYFSSDRSKNWPEGWVEKINAMAE from the coding sequence ATGATTTCACGTGGTATTGCGGCTGCTCTCCTCTGCTGCACTTTCATTGCTGCACCTGCTGTGGCTCAAGACAAGCTCACCATCAAATACACCACGGCTTCGGTTCCTTCGGACCTGCATACCAAAGCAATGCATGTCTTCAAGGAAGAGTTGGAAAAGAAAGTGCCTGGTCGCTTTGACGTTCAGCTCTATGATTCCGGTACCCTGTTTGCTCAAGGCGCTGACCTTGATGCTTTGCAGCGTGGCAATGCGGAAATGACCTATTTGTCATTCCAGTTGATCGCGGACAACCTGCCTCAGTATAGCGTGCTGACGGCTGGCTACCTGTTCCAGAATGCCAAGCATTATCGTACCTTCCTGAATTCGGATCTGGGTGCCGAACTGAAAGAAGCCGTATCCAACGATATGGACGTACAGCTGCTCGATACTTGCTATCTGGGTACGCGAGAGCTGAACCTGCGTGCCGAAAAAGATGTTCAGACCCCTGATGATCTGAAAGGCGTCAAGCTGCGCATGCCGGGCTCTGATGCATGGTTGTTCCTTGGTCAGGCTCTGGGTGCAAGCCCCACTCCGCTGCCGTTCGGCGAAGTTTATCTTGGCCTGCAGACCGGCACCATCGATGCTCAGGACAATCCGCTACCAACGGTTGAAGCTGCTAAATTCTACGAAGTCACAAAGCAGATCACTCTGACCGACCACCTTGTTGATGGTCTCAACATTGCCGTGAACAACCAGACCTGGGAACAGCTGAACGAAAGCGAAAAAGCTGCCATGGTCGAAGCTGCTCAGGCATCTTGTGACTGGAACAACGAACAGCGCTACAAGGAAGAAGCCCGTTTGATCGACTTCTTCAAGGAAGAAGGACTCAAGGTCACAACGCCGGATGTTGATGCATTCCGCAAACATGTGCAGGACTTCTACTTCAGCTCTGATCGTTCCAAAAACTGGCCAGAAGGCTGGGTCGAAAAGATCAACGCAATGGCCGAATAA
- a CDS encoding family 78 glycoside hydrolase catalytic domain, which translates to MTLPIIGQDGSLLATNLRCQHLARVSGLNSRPPFFGWALECAHSAKSPSRQTAWRVVIGASEKDVREGGNLIWDSGKCVGEDNFVYADETQIFPPDAHLWWSVQVWDQDGKPSALAEPAELFTGLAEDQWQAHWIGRYFVLPAGRDVPQDNLYDNRFQARPADYLRREIALSERPVRATSYLSALGLYEFYINGVRIGEDVMAPGWTDYHTRVEYQTHDVTDQLNAGENCLGAIIGEGWYSGRIGHNQRRAGNHYGGRPAFLCQLQLEYADGRIETIISDENWMTRQGPICYSDFLAGEMVDARLELDSWCQCGIDATYWQPVEEIIPEPGLPQIDAARCQPAREVARLEPKSLFVQGAQTTIFDFGQNLTGYVEMHVEAPEGTRFLLRHGEMLDAEGRLYTENLRYAVSEDIYIASGKGNEIFHPKFTFHGFQYVELTVEGETYAQPELTAIAIQTDTPVVGHMKTGHPMVNQLLSNIFWSQRDNFLSVPTDCPQRDERYGWAADAQVFWRTAGYFMDISAFLTKWMEDLIDGQSDEGVFPDVAPTKPLNPYRLTPQPGAPAWGDAPIIMGWMHYQRYGDKDLLDRCWQPFVSWMDYIERCNPDGIRRNQVHNNYGDWLSVGPATDRELVNTAYWIYIADLMADIAAALEREPEPWIALGKRLRAAFTKAFLAEDGRLKGDTQTAYLLALDFDILPEKAKERAAQRLVELIEQAGGHLQTGFLGVRHLCPVLSDNGAEELAVSLLLKDTYPSWGFSIKHGATSIWERWDGWTEEKGFQSKAMNSFNHYAYGSVGEWIWSRLAGIDWDKSAPGFRSVIMRPIFDKRIGFVEATHDAHTGRITSNWHFEENEIHWEVALPPSVNAKVTLPGEVTSDLGSEFTLEPGHHVIRAYPL; encoded by the coding sequence GTGACTTTACCAATTATCGGGCAAGACGGATCGCTGCTTGCCACAAACCTGCGATGCCAGCATCTCGCGCGCGTGTCTGGGTTGAACAGCCGCCCGCCATTCTTCGGCTGGGCGCTTGAGTGCGCACATTCGGCTAAGAGCCCTTCGCGCCAGACCGCATGGCGAGTTGTGATAGGCGCATCTGAAAAAGACGTACGCGAAGGCGGCAACCTCATCTGGGATTCGGGCAAATGCGTCGGGGAAGACAATTTCGTTTATGCAGATGAGACACAGATTTTCCCGCCAGACGCCCATCTTTGGTGGAGCGTTCAGGTTTGGGATCAAGACGGCAAACCCAGTGCTTTGGCCGAACCGGCAGAGCTATTCACAGGTCTGGCGGAGGATCAGTGGCAGGCTCACTGGATCGGGCGCTATTTCGTGTTGCCTGCCGGACGGGATGTGCCGCAAGACAATCTGTACGACAACCGCTTTCAGGCCCGCCCCGCAGACTATTTGCGCCGCGAGATCGCCCTATCGGAGCGCCCCGTGAGGGCAACTTCCTATCTTTCCGCGCTTGGCCTTTATGAATTCTATATCAATGGTGTGCGCATCGGCGAAGATGTCATGGCCCCCGGCTGGACGGACTATCACACCCGCGTCGAATACCAGACCCACGACGTGACCGATCAGCTCAACGCCGGAGAAAACTGCCTTGGCGCCATTATCGGTGAAGGCTGGTATTCGGGCCGAATCGGACATAATCAACGCCGCGCTGGCAACCATTATGGCGGTCGCCCTGCTTTTCTCTGCCAGCTTCAACTGGAATATGCCGACGGCCGCATCGAGACGATCATTTCCGACGAAAACTGGATGACCCGACAGGGTCCGATTTGCTATTCCGATTTTCTGGCCGGAGAAATGGTTGACGCCCGATTGGAACTGGATAGCTGGTGCCAGTGCGGCATCGACGCGACCTATTGGCAACCGGTGGAAGAGATCATTCCCGAACCGGGCCTGCCACAAATCGATGCGGCGCGCTGCCAACCAGCCAGAGAAGTCGCACGGTTAGAGCCCAAGTCCCTGTTTGTTCAAGGCGCACAAACGACCATCTTTGACTTTGGCCAGAATCTGACAGGCTATGTCGAAATGCATGTGGAAGCGCCCGAAGGCACCCGCTTCCTGTTGCGCCACGGCGAAATGCTCGATGCGGAAGGCAGGCTCTATACCGAGAATCTGCGCTATGCCGTATCTGAGGACATTTATATTGCCAGCGGCAAGGGCAACGAGATTTTCCACCCCAAATTCACCTTCCACGGTTTCCAGTATGTGGAACTCACCGTCGAAGGGGAAACCTATGCTCAACCCGAGCTGACCGCAATCGCCATCCAGACGGATACACCGGTCGTTGGCCATATGAAAACCGGCCACCCGATGGTCAATCAGCTTTTGTCCAACATCTTCTGGAGCCAGAGAGACAATTTCCTCTCTGTTCCCACAGATTGCCCACAGCGTGACGAACGCTATGGCTGGGCAGCGGATGCGCAGGTTTTCTGGCGCACCGCTGGCTACTTCATGGACATCTCGGCCTTCCTGACAAAGTGGATGGAAGACCTGATCGACGGCCAGTCGGATGAGGGTGTCTTCCCCGACGTCGCGCCAACCAAACCACTCAATCCTTATCGGCTGACGCCGCAGCCGGGCGCACCCGCCTGGGGGGATGCTCCGATCATCATGGGCTGGATGCATTACCAGCGCTATGGCGACAAGGACCTGCTGGATCGTTGCTGGCAGCCTTTCGTCAGTTGGATGGACTATATCGAGCGATGCAACCCCGATGGCATTCGCCGCAATCAGGTTCACAACAACTATGGTGACTGGCTCAGCGTTGGACCGGCGACAGACCGTGAGTTGGTCAACACAGCTTACTGGATTTATATCGCAGACCTGATGGCTGATATCGCAGCTGCATTGGAGCGAGAGCCCGAGCCATGGATCGCACTTGGCAAGCGCCTGCGGGCAGCCTTTACAAAGGCCTTTCTGGCAGAAGATGGCCGATTGAAGGGCGACACGCAGACTGCCTACCTTCTCGCCCTTGATTTCGACATCTTGCCTGAAAAAGCCAAAGAGCGTGCTGCGCAGCGCCTTGTAGAGCTGATCGAGCAGGCTGGCGGACATCTGCAAACCGGCTTTCTGGGTGTGCGGCATCTTTGCCCTGTGCTCAGCGACAATGGCGCAGAGGAACTGGCCGTTTCGCTTCTGCTGAAAGACACATATCCAAGCTGGGGCTTTTCCATCAAGCACGGCGCCACGTCCATTTGGGAACGCTGGGACGGCTGGACTGAGGAAAAAGGCTTCCAGAGCAAGGCTATGAACAGCTTCAACCACTATGCTTACGGTTCTGTTGGCGAATGGATCTGGTCGCGCCTTGCCGGCATTGACTGGGATAAAAGCGCGCCCGGGTTCCGCTCTGTCATCATGCGACCCATCTTCGACAAACGCATCGGATTTGTTGAAGCAACGCATGA